Proteins from one Lonchura striata isolate bLonStr1 chromosome 6, bLonStr1.mat, whole genome shotgun sequence genomic window:
- the FANCF gene encoding Fanconi anemia group F protein: protein MDAVLRQVEQLPALLAVSRSAQVRDWDCLTLDRALEWARYFQHLHHRFRARPQLREALGRRLRRSQPLPLLGFPALGRCPQLLGLALLENRALPPAACRCLLRGLLPPPGEGSGCDPRGLALLARRKAAARLLALVPGPEGQLQAEARLLLGRLREEGQEAAEAAGQLPWLRAALEQLPQPRACGVVAAALALLPQGCGTEQAGDTDRAAGSSQGGYQAGAAGDGCAAGLLLSWLLGDQERFSAFCLCLPSSQLAFLAGHYSQLSRSYLDLLTSWGSRLVYDPLQGRWVKSCLDKAELSWEELRERFICLCQGPALLREQTQAALELLRTRDGDFKVRGLSVWTDLLMEVGY from the exons ATGGACGCCGTGCTGAGGCAGGTGGAGCAGCTGCCGGCGCTGCTGGCTGTGTCCCGCTCCGCCCAGGTGCGGGACTGGGACTGCCTCACCCTGGACAGGGCTCTAGAGTGGGCCCGGTACTTCCAGCACCTCCACCACCGCTTCCGTGCCCGTCCGCAGCTCCGGGAGGCCCTGGGGCGGCGGCTGCGCCGCTCTCAGCCGCTCCCCCTGCTCGGCTTCCCCGCGCTGGGCCGCTGCccgcagctcctggggctggcgCTGCTGGAGAACCGCGCTCTGCCGCCCGCCGCCTGCCGCTGCCTGCTCCGCGGCCTCCTGCCGCCTCCCGGCGAGGGGAGCGGCTGCGATCCCCGCGGCCTGGCGCTGCTGGCCCGCCGCAAGGCCGCCGCCCGCCTGCTGGCGTTGGTGCCCGGGCCggaggggcagctgcag gccGAGGCACGGCTGCTGCTGGGCCGGCTGcgggaggaagggcaggaggcagcGGAGGCCGCGgggcagctgccctggctgcgcgccgctctggagcagctgccccagccccgcgccTGCGGCGTGGTGGCGGCGGCGCTGGCTCTGCTCCCGCAGGGATGCGGCACCGAGCAGGCCGGGGACACGGATCGGGCTGCGGGCAGCAGCCAAGGCGGGTACCAGGCCGGTGCTGCAGGAGATGGATGCGCCGCCGGGCTCCTgctttcctggctgctgggcGACCAGGAACGATTTTCTGCCTTCTGCCTTTGCCTCCCGTCTTCCCAGCTTGCCTTCCTAGCTGGTCACTATTCCCAGTTAAGCAGATCTTATTTGGACCTCTTAACCAGCTGGGGAAGCCGCTTGGTCTATGACCCCTTGCAGGGGCGGTGGGTTAAAAGTTGCCTCGACAAAGCTGAATTGTCCTGGGAGGAATTAAGGGAGCGCTTCATCTGCCTCTGTCAGGGACCTGCGCTGCTCAGAGAACAGACCCAAGCTGCTCTGGAGCTCCTGAGGACACGAGATGGAGACTTCAAAGTCCGTGGCCTAAGCGTGTGGACTGACTTACTGATGGAAGTAGGCTACTAA